The DNA window GACGTGGAGCGGGATGTCAGCGGTGGGGACACGGAGGGGTGACACGGGTGGGGACGTGCAGCGCGATGTCAGCGGTGGGGACACGGAGGGGTGACACGGGTGGGGACGTGGAGCGGGATGGCAGCGGTGGGGACACGGAGGGGTGACACGGGTGGGGACGTGCAGCGGGATGTCTGTAGCGGCGCCAGCCGCGGCGGCGCTGACAATTCCCATCAGGCACCGCAGCGGTCACCCCGTGCCTGGGCTAGAGAGGGGCCTGCGCGCGCCGCTCAGGCAGCGCCACGGCCACCCGCACCGCTAAGGGGCTTTCAGGCGGCCGGAAGGGACGGCGCGGCGCATGCGCAGTCCTTTCCGCTCTTGggcccgctgccgccgccacGGTGAGGCCGCGTTCCGGGCCCGTATCGGCCCCGCATCGGCGCCATCCCGggccggcggcgcggggccgcggctgGGCAGCGCCGGGGAGCCCCGACCGGCCCCCTGCGGCGGCATTTCCGAGATTGGGGGGGAATCTAGGCCCGGGCTTGCGGCGTGAGCGGGGCGCTCTAGGCCGCGGGGAGGTCCCGGTACCGGGCGGCCGGGCCTCGGGGCCGCAAGGCCCTGGGCTGGGGCGGCTGCGCCAGGCTCCCCCCTCCCGGACACCCTCCCAGGCTGCGGGGATGAGCCGCGGCGGGAGCCCCGTGGGGTTCCCAGCGGTGGCACCGGGGGAGCTGCTCGCCCTGCCCGCGGTtccgccgccgcgccccgagCGCCGGCAGCTCTGCGGTTCCCGCAGCTCGGCCCAGAACGTCCCGGGCCCGACGGGTCAGGAAGCGGCACTGTGAGCCGAACGGCCCTCACTGGGTGCGGCGGCGGCTCATCCCCTGTGCCACCGTCCCTTCGGGTGCGCTCCCGTGCGGGCTCCCGGCTCTGAGGGGATGCGGGGGGTTCCCCGGGCCCGAGGGCACTGAATTAACAGTGGCACAAGTGTTCTCTGGCACTGGTGGTAAAACCGGAACACATCCTGACCTGGGCTGCGTCTCTGACCCATCTGCATCAGCCCTTGTCTCTTGCTTTGACATGAAATAGTTCATAGTTCATAACATGGGGATGTGATTTAGAGTGAAAGAGCAACACTTTGAACTGCTCGGGTTTCCTTCACAGTAGAGCAGGGGAAGGGACGCCtgcccagcagctcagctgttgGAAAGCAGTTCAGAAAGTTCTTACATGAGCCAGTAATCTGGGGGGTGTCACTGAAGCGTTAGGCTTTTCATACAAACTAGCACCGTTAGTGTTTCACTACTTCTGGGAGACTCCTGCATGCGTTTATTTTAAATCACCAATATTTACTGCATACCACTTACTCTTGTTTAGATGTTGATGCCCAAGAAGAACCGAATTGCCATCTACGAACTCCTTTTTAAGGAGGGAGTGATGGTAGCCAAGAAGGACGTCCACATGCCGAAGCACCCCGAGCTCGTCGACAAGAACGTGCCCAACCTCCACGTCATGAAAGCCATGCAGGTACGGCGGAGGGCGCTGGGCGTGCGGGCTTGTGTACCTGGGAATTACCATCATCCACTGGTATCAGATAAACATCATCAGATGTAGCCTTGCATTTGGTGTTTCTTTCCTATTACagttgttttcccattttcctgatttttgcAATTTCCTCTCTGATTTATTGTTCCCCACAGACCACAGGTTATTCTTTTGTTGATCTCCTTCTCTAGCTCTGTTTTGAAGCTGGAATACCTCCGTGTGTGGTAGCTGTGTATTTTCTTAAGGGAGAAACACGATTCATATTTTCTCAATGGGAATGATGCTGTAGTTCTGTGCTCTGCATGTGAACTCGTACCTGTTTCTAAATTTTTACTCCCCACATACCCCTGATAAGCTCTTGTGTTCATAAAAACATCTGGTGAGGGTGTCAATTGGAGATATTGAATGACGATAAGATCATACATGAAGTAACTGAGAATTCTCTCTCTAGTCTCTGAAATCCCGTGGTTATGTGAAAGAGCAGTTTGCGTGGAGGCATTTCTACTGGTACCTGACCAACGAGGGCATCCAGTACCTGCGCGACTACCTTCACCTCCCCCCCGAGATCGTCCCCGCCACCCTGCGCCGCAGCCGCCCAGAGACCGGCAGACCACGGCCCAAAGGTGAGTGGGGCCCGAGCTGACGGCCCAGTCAGCAGGAGGGAGCGGGGAAGGAGGTGAAGCTGTTAGACAGTGTAGGTGTGGTGGGTACTCAGCTGAACGCTGGCttccagagcagcctggcatGAGTCACTGTGAGTTTGGAATGTATGAACATGAATAGATCGAGGAGACATGtaggtttttaattattttgtatttggtGCTGCTCTGATGGCCACTGGCCTGCTGAAAAATTGGAGAGTTGTAAAGAAAGCTGTGAGACAGACTGGGAGAAATGCTCTGAGTTGGGACTTGGCCTTCTCTGGTAGCACCAGGGCCTGGAGTTGCTGAGCACCTGCCGGGACTGCAGGCCGCGGATCGAGGGGCGGCTGGTGCCCAGACACAGCCAGGTCTGAGGTGGGGGTGGCTCTTCCTGACAGGGCTTTCCAAATGCTGGTCTTGGCTTCTGGGCAGAGCCTGCAGCAGTCACTGCAGTTCTCTGTTGGGAAGACGGTGTGTGCACTGCTGGTCTCATCCAGCAGCCACAGAGAACCTTGTCTCTGGCTGAATTATCTGTAGAAAAACAACAGGAGAGGCTGTTGTGTGGAAGCTGAGTGGGCTTGGATTGCCAAGATGGGGAACAAACTCAGGTGCAGTGCGGAGGGACAGGTTTGATgactgaaagcaaaagcagcattgCCAGTTCTCTTGGGggcaagaaatgtttcttctctctcaagGCAGGAGATGGGGGGGTCTGTTCACCTTGTGTGGAGCTGCCTCTTGCATTTACCAAGAGTACCACTGTAGGATGTCATCCTGCCCTTAAAGGACGCACTCTGTGAAAGGGGAGTCCTGTGTGACAAAGCTCTTTCTGGTGGACGTCAGGAGTTTGCTCTTCCTGTGTCTGAGCCACATCGTGTCCTGTCAGCAAGTGCTGGGCATGAACTGGGGATGGAGGCTGTGGGCATGGGATGCTGAGGGcttcccctccatctcctgccaCTTGTCGTTCAGCCTAACAAAACAGTAGCATCATCTGCTTCAAAGGAAAGCACTGCATCAAAGCCAGGAAGGTGATGGTTTCTTTGATCTCTGAGTAGCTTTGGGTGTTACCCAATTTATTCTTCAGATGCTGTGTTTATCCAGCAAGCTAAAGAAACTGCATGTCTAGCGGGAGGTGGAGCTGCCAGTCCCTGGCTGAAATGTACTCAGGCTTTTGCTGCGAGGAAGCTTCACCGTGCAGCACCTCAGCCCTTTGCAGGGCAGTGCCAGTGACCTCCAGACCGCACCTTGCAGGGTTGGCTGGTCAGGCTGCACAGATGGTCCGTTCTGTGCTGTTTCTCTGATTACCTGCCCGAGGCTGCAGCAGACCTGGAGTCGCAGAGGTGCATGTGGAAGGTGGCACAGAATCCAAGCGTGCGGGTCTTCCTTCACCTCTTGCAGGTCTTGCAGTGTATGGGACTGTGGGTGCACCGTGTCTTACTGCCTGCGTATGGAGACCTTGGCTTGGTGCTATGGGAATGTATTCCACAGagtcatggaatggtttgggttggaaaggaccctaAAGATTCCCCCCTgccgtgggcagggacaccttccactcAAGGTCCATCCAACTTGGATTTCACCTTTGCTCAGGGTGAACCCCGCAAGAGTGGCGCAGAAGGGTTTCCACCACATCTTTCTTTCCTGCAAGTGTTCTGTCTGATATTAATCTGATGTTACATAGATAATCTGCTTTTAGTTTATTAATCCACTCCATTGTGGAGGATTTGTCATACTGATAGTGTAGCTTTGGTTTAGGTTGGGAACAGAATGTCATGCGGTTTGTGACTTAGCTGTGAACAAGCTTGTTGGACGTGGCAGATTccctgtatttctgctttttttattatcattaatTTTTTGGTCTCGTTTGAAGGCTGGAAAACTGCTGAGATGATGCTGCAAAATCTGGTTTTCACGTTATTTAACTTCAACCCAAGCACCAGCTGGTGCACTTTAGCAGATTTCACCCTTAAAGTGAAGTTTTTCTTATTATGTCACATTCTTGTTTAGGTTTATACACACTGAGCTGTTGCAGATGCAGTTCTGCTGGTAGATCTAATACTTAACTGGAGAGCTTTTTCCACCTTGAGGTGCAGGATCACCCATGGAATTAATTGTTTGTGTCCTGAATAAGCAAAGCATTTGCTGTTTTCCCTTACAGGTCTGGAAGGCGAGCGCCCTGCGCGTCTCACTCGGGGAGAAGCTGACAGGGACACATACAGACGTAGCGCCGTCCCACGTGAGTGTCCCTTGTGTTGCTGTGCAAACATCAGACTGACCTTGGTCTTTGTGAAGGTCATCTCTTTGGGAGAATTGTCTTCAGTATTGCCCTCCTCTCAAGAAGAGAAGGGCAAAATTAGACTTGTGGTGTAACTTAGGCATTTGCACAACAGAGTTCATCTGTATCTGCCTGCGGATATGATTCTGTTCTTGAATTCTGTCAGCCTGAACTGGGGGATTTTCTCTGAGGTGGGTTCAGTAGCTCTCTGACAGTCTCGATAACAGCTATTTTACTTTGCTATATTTAGCCTCAGTTTTAGTAGTCTTCAGTTGTAAAGCTTTGATTCCAAGTAGCGCTGTACTGCAGTCAGTAACGCattcttctccctcttcagcTGGTGCCGACAAGAAGGctgaggctggggctggagcagccactGAATTCCAGTTTGTGAGTATTTGCAGTCAAGATTTACTCCCATTATTGAGGCTTTGATTAGGAGAAAGTGGGCAGGTGATACCTGCACGCTCTTCAGCGCGGTGCTGCTCGGGTCTGCCAAGTGGTGCTCGGTGTTTGGCTCCCATTGTGTCAGGTGGCAGCTGTTAGTCACCTTGTGCCCGGCTCGCTGCCCACATCCCTGTTGGGGACACGACGTGATGGCCTCGCTGCTGTGACAGGAAACCCTGTGAGAAACAAGCCGAGCTCTCTGGAGAAAACACATGATCTTACACTGCAGAAATAGAAGAGTTTTAGATGTGGCCCACAGAGCTGGCTAGGATGGGTTCATTTTGTTTAGTCTCACTCATATGGTTAACCTGTGTCAGGTAGCTGGTCTCAGATCAAAATTAGGCTGTGCTTGGAGCAGGGGATGCTTCTCAAACCGTGTGAAGTTGAGGAAAGACAGCTAACTCTTTTGTGATGGTGGGGGTTCTTGCTGCTGTGTAATTGCTGCTGTCACTTGCTTAATATGGTGACTTCTAATGCTCTCCCTTTTCTGTTGCAGAGAGGTGGATTTGGTCGCGGACGTGGTCAGCCTCCTCAGTAGAACTTCCTGCTCATGTTTTGTGTATAATAAAATAGGTGAAAATGCCACCTGGGTTGCATCAGTGTGTCTTATTTAAGTGCATAAATCTAGAGCTCACGTAGCAGGTGACTCAAATCTTTGGCGTGTGTAACAACAGTAGCAGAATGACTTGTGATTAGAAGCAGGTTATACGAAGGAACTTTATAGCTTTGGTGGTTGCTGACGTACGGTTTTGCTTGTGTGGAGGTGGTTCTTACGGAGGAATGAGGATTATTGGTTCACGGCAGTGCAGAAGCACTGCAGGCAGTTTTTCTGCTCTGCCCAGGAAGACACTCATTCCTTGCAGTTCCCAGGAATGCAGTAAAGCTGGGCTGAGaggcaattttattttgcagacagAAAATTCAGCAAGTTCAGCAGTGTTGGCCCGAGGCTCTGTGTGAACCGGACACAACCAGTGCAGGCAGGTGAGCGTTTCCTTCATCCCAGCTCGGAAATCACTGGGTTAATTAACCGTGGCTTAAGAAAGATGAGGTGTGTGTGACAGCACTTGGTGTGTGGAGCTGAGCCGGGGTGGGGATGCACAGCCCGGGTTCCCCTGCCCTGTGCAGCCTACCAGCAGGTGTCACCCTCCGGCAATTAACGGGACGATGCTAATTGGGAATGGGTTTATGTAGCCTGGTTAATAGTATCTTGTCCAGCACTTCCGTGATATTAAGGCTGCCCTGAACACTAACCAGAGGGAAAGGAGTTAATTCCAGCCCTAGTTTGGGCTGAGGGAAATGGTGAGCATgggattatttatttatttgatttccGAGGGAGCTGGAACTGAAGGGAGAGACTTGGTGTTTCAAATCTTTGTTTTAACCGATCCATCTGCCTTAGAGAAGTTCTCTATTCTCTAACGCTCTGTTGAAGTTTGTAGGTTGCGATTTAGCTAAACCTAATCCAGACTGACCTGCTGAATCCCAGGTGACTGGATTTAGCCAAGACACATTCATAATGTGCATTAAAGCAGCTCTTTTTTCAACTGTGCTAGTGGTATTCCTGCTGGGTTGTCTGCATCTACTGTGGCTTTTTGTTCAAGTTCCTGCTTATTTTCCTCTGCAGCGCAGTGGTGATGCTTACCCTTCTTATGCCTTTATTGGTGTGACTCTGTTGAGGAAGCGGTGTGTTCTGCAAAAGGTTTAGAATTAAGCAACTATTTAAAATCACTTGGAGTGCTTAAGTGTGTGGCAATTGGTATCAAGCGTTAAATGTTCTAAAAGAATGTATGACTCACTAAAGGGAAGATCCAAATGAGCAagtaaaaattgcttttattctgGGGTGAAGAGCTGTACTCTAAATAGACTTTCACCGGGCAGTGTTACCCCCACATGTTGAACCTCACTGGGCCGGGCGCTCTGTGCGGTGGGCAGGGATCCCACCCTCATCCTCTCGAGGAGTGTTGGCGGTGGTGCTGGACGGCTGTGCTGGTGTCCCCTTTGCGGCTGGTGGCTCTGCTGGGGGATCCTCACCTGGTAAAAGCCTTTATTCCCCCCACCCCGTACCTGTGTTACGTGTTTCTTACCTGCAATTTCCAGCTGTCTCCTGGTGTGGAGCAGAGACCCGGCTGCTGGAGCCACCCAGCGCGGGCAGTGCTGGGCCCTTGGCTGGGTTTCCTCCTGGGGGGCACACAAATTCGGGGCTGGGTGACACCGCTCTGCCTGCCAGCGCTGCGCAGACGGGCCCAGCCCTGCGCGGGGTGTCTGCAGTGGGGTGATGCGCTGCGGCCGCTCCTGGGGGGCACTTCTGGGGCCCACGGGGTGTCTGGTAGAATTGGGCCTGGAGGCCGGAGCCTAAAAATGCCTCTGAGAGGCCCGAGGAGGGCAAGGTGTGCAATAACGGGGGGTCGGCAAGTTCCCCCCGTGAGGCCACGCGGTGCTGGTGCCAGCCGGGGTGCGCGgtccctccccgccgcccccgcttTGTTCCGGGCTACAACGACACCcccccgccgcgctccgccATCGGCGTAAGCCGCCCCCCGCCTTGCGCAAGACGGGCATTCTCCCGTCCCCGCGGCTGCGCGCTTTGCGCAGAGCCGCTGTCAGAGCGGAGCCATGTGCGCTGGGGACCGGCTCCGCCCCGGCGCTGTTTGCGTAACTGCCAGGGCGCCCCGCACGCAGCCCCCCGCCCGCTTACGAACAGCCTTATTCTCGAAGGCGGCCTGCGCCGCAGAGGGCTCGCGGCGAGAGGAGGCGGAGGCGCGGCAGCGCTGTCTGCGCGGGGGGGAGCGATTCTGGAATCCGGGCTGCGCCGTATGCGTGGCGGGCGCGCCGTGCAGCGGCAGGGGgcagccgccgcctcccccgcgcGGCGGCTCTACGCCGTTTGCGTAGCGTGCCCCAAGATGGCGTCGCGgtcggcggcggcggcggtggccGGAGCGTTGGcagcggcggcggagcggctgGACGTGAAGGGAGGGATGAGGCGGGCGAAAGGCGGCAGCGCGTAGCGGGCGGCTCCCGGCCTGCGGGAGACAGAGCGAGACCGAGAAAGAGACTGTCGCGGGGAGGCGGCgcccctctgtccccccccgtccttccccgcccgcccctcgcGGGAGCCCCGGCGGGTCCttcccggcgccgccgccctgcccgcccccgcccgctaggccgcggccccgccgcccgccggccTCCCCGcctcggccgccgccgcggaGCGGAGGATGATGAAGCTCAAGTCCAACCAGACGCGCACCTACGACGGGGACGGCTACAAGAAGCGGGCGGCCTGCCTGTGCTTCCGCAGCGAGAGCGAGGAGGAGGTGAGGGCGCCCGGAGCCGCCGCT is part of the Caloenas nicobarica isolate bCalNic1 chromosome 21, bCalNic1.hap1, whole genome shotgun sequence genome and encodes:
- the RPS10 gene encoding small ribosomal subunit protein eS10, producing the protein MLMPKKNRIAIYELLFKEGVMVAKKDVHMPKHPELVDKNVPNLHVMKAMQSLKSRGYVKEQFAWRHFYWYLTNEGIQYLRDYLHLPPEIVPATLRRSRPETGRPRPKGLEGERPARLTRGEADRDTYRRSAVPPGADKKAEAGAGAATEFQFRGGFGRGRGQPPQ